ACGAGAAGCTCGATGCCGAAGCCAAATTCTTGGGACAGCCTATGAATGGGTCCCATGTTGCGAACCTTACAGAGATGTTTCCCCCAATAAAAGAGGAGGATAAAGCGAAATTGCCAGCGCGGAGGGGGAAGAGGTAGTTGGCCAATAGATAGTTAGATGAGACTGTATTGTTAAAAGCGCGATAGCCGATGAATTTTGTTAATGGAATACATATCTTGGTTCTAAGCACATTGAAACTCTGATGAAGGTACATAAGGTCGTTGTACAAGTAGAGTTTGGGTCTCACGTACGAGCTACTAATCAAGCGTCGACACATCAGCGCTGAACCTTGAACTGTAAAGTGAATTTCAGGAGGACAAAGCAGCTGTGAAATTACCTTTATCCACCTTCGCTAGGATCAATAATCCTGCAATAAGCTCACAGGAACTGACCCTATCACAGCATCCAAGATTGAAGGTTTTCAATCGTGCGTGTTTGGTGCGCTAGAGAACGGGAGAGTGTTGCGCAATCTTTTTCTCTGACCGGACGGTTTCATGAGAACTTACACCACTATAGTTTATCTCGAGAAGGGGGAGTATCTTTGTGGAGAGTTGTTCCCCTCTCGATAATGTTTACAGCCAAGCAAAGACGGTCTCAGCCACGAACGCACCGAACTAATCAACTATCAGAAGATTAAAGCCGTCTATCGCGGACCTCTTCATTCACCATTCAAAGCCGGACCCTCAAGCCATCTGTTTATGATACCCATCAGACAACCGAGGGGATTTTTTGATTTCTTACAAATCCTTTCTGTTATTGGTCCAATATATAATGCTCTTCTTTTAGCGAttaccttttcttttttcatTTTGAGCGAACATAATTGCAAACAATCTGCTCGAGGTTAGTCTTTCTGAGTAGCCTCATTTGTATATACATACTATAAGCTTCCAAATGATAGGCTATCTTGGAAGTATTATTTTCGTCTCACGTGGCTATCTATTCAGTGATGCCGCAGCGATGCTGCCGTGATGCCACTGGTGTAGGTACAGGTCTCCTGTCATTGTCCCGCGAGCCCCAAACCCCCACACATCGAGTGCAATCCCTCGGCTATCAATCTCAAGTGTAACCCATCGTCAAAACTCATCTAAAGAGATCTAAATCACGTCTAAATCACATCTAAAACTTAGATTATAACTCTCGACAACATACCATGCCGCTCCTATCATGGTGTCAATTCGCGTGGCAAACCTGCATCTTGGTCTGTCGACTCCTTCTGCTTGTCCCAAGCAATCACCCCCACAAGGACTGGACTCTGCACCAAGCATTGGTTCGAAAGCTTATGTTCAACTTGAGGCAAATTCTATACGAGTATTCGCCTTATAACCCCAATGCCAACGGAGCGCAAGGATCTGGGAGCTCGGTTCATATCTATTGCACCAGCATCAGGCCAAAACCTCTATCGTGGGCCCTTGAAGGATGAAGTTATACAACCGGGCACGGTTCGGGCCGTTTCCCTGCAGTCCTTCAAGATGCCGTCACCGCTTATCTGTATGTCTTATCATTGTGAGTTCCAGCAGAaaacatcatcgtcagtggCGAGAGCGCTGGTGGCCATCTTGCAATCAAAATTCGATCAGACTAGGACATGTATGGCTCGGGGTTCATCTAATCAGATATGCCACTTCCTTCCATTTGCATTTCTATCAAGGCCAATTGAGGTTTGCTTTTCGGGGTTCCAAGATACCATCAGCAGAAGGCTGCATGCATTCCACAGCAATCACACCCTTTTTCAAGTTCACTCTCAAACTCGGCAACTTCACCCGACACTCTGCCGGAATGAATTCTAGTCCACTACAGCTCTGTTCCTCGATGCTCACTATCCACTCGGCAACCTTTGCCGCCTGCAAACTGTGCCAGATTCCATTAGTGCAAGGCCATTCCCGGAGTATAGCGATAGCCTCCCTGCGCACGAAGAAGTTCCGGCATCTGGTAGCTGTAAAGAACAATGCCATGATCAGTCCCATGCCATATTGCAATCTCGGGCCATCCAAGTCCCGAAGTTCCTGATCCTTCTGGAGTACATATCGCGCAAAATGGGTGATCCTTTGGAATTGCGCTGTGAAATCGTCGAAGACGACTTCAGTGTCAGACATGCTCGTAGCAATCAGAATTTCGCACTTCCAGGCACATATTCGAACTTGGAGGATGCCAAGATGCTCTCTGTCAGTAATGTTTTGGCATGCTTCGAGAAACATAGCTTCATATGCCTTGCCCCATTGATCCATTAATCTCTGGAGGTGCTGTTTCTGTTGTGCAAGAAAGTCCTGAGATGCTGAATCATTTTCGCAGCGGACAGATATCTTGGAATGTCGAAGAATGGAAACAGCAAGTTTAGTCACTGCTGTGAAAGCTTCGTTGAAGCTAGTGAACTGATCCGGCAGATCCAATACGGTTTCCTCAAGATTCAGGTTATTCGGATGCTGCTCCAACATGGGGCTCATAGCGAGAAATGACAATATTTGCAGCTCGAGGCGACGCAAAGTTAGCCCCACCTCgatatcaatatcagcaaGGCTATCGGTCGTTTCCCGTCTCTCGTCGTCACTGAGATGCTTCAAGATATTGAATCCGTTATATACCTGGTGTGTCGCTGTCTCCCAGTCCCCATGGAAACTCTCAAAGCATGAAAAGAGTAGACTCGCTACGAGCGCAAGCCTCATCTGAGGTTGTCCACTAGACAGATCATTGCGCAGCGATCGAATGGCTTGCCTCTGCTGTACCAAAGCAAAGCTATAATGCTCATCGTTCAGATTAACCGTATGAGAACTAGACGATAATGCAGATTTGTACAGAGCACTGAGTGCCAAAATTGCGTGTTTTATCCCTGGGTTGTGATGGCATTGTTGTGGTATGAGCCGAGTCCAAAAGGGAGCTTCATGATAACCACTCAAATCGAAGGCCAGCTTCTCGTGAAATATTCCAAAATACCGGGCTTCTACCTCGTCGCAGCAAAGAGAATCTGAAGGATTAGACATAGGCTGCACTGgatgtcgaggttgaatAGGAATGAGGTCCCTGGTGCTATCCTCGACCTTGTATGCCGCTTCTTTGGGTCGAGGGAGCTGGTACTCGCAGAATGCCCCGTATTCTTCACATCTATAGAGTAAGCGCAAGCAGTTAGCCAGTGAAGCACACTTTGGAGCTTGTCATTTCAAGAAAGTCACTCCCCGGTTACCCACCGATCACATTTTGGCTTTGTCTCATCGCATTTGACACGCCGGCTCCTAGCATAGGGATTAGCGCTTTGAATAAAGTCCCCGGTTCGCCTAGCCTGGAAATGGGAGGAGGCCTTACTTGCAAGCTGTACATCCCGTACGAGCTTTTGGTCTGCTCGCGCGCCGTTTCTTTGTATTGCGCACAGCGTCTTCCATCGGGGTAACGGCAGTTAGTTGCTCAAAAGCGCTGAAAAGTACCAGCTTAGCCTAGCTCTACTCCTACTTAAGCTGTGAAAGGGGCTCAAGGGCTGTTgaagctttaattatttcctGGCCTGATTATGAATGTCGCGAATTGAGCGGAAAGGGCGAGAAACAATAAGTATTGGTTTATTGCATAAATAGCCTATTGCAGCCTAAGGCACCTAAAAGTTTTGGATTTTCCctctatatttactataaaataattaataactatactatttaaatagaaatataattaaataaaccctttattaaaatttatatcttaaaggacTCAAGgattactttactttaaatatctttgaacttaaaatacttcttataGCTAGAAAGAAGTAAGGCTAGAGTATGGccttttttttgtttttacAATACAGACTAGcataaaggtaataaagcGTAGGCGCCTAAAAGCCTATCCCATTACATTGAacctagctataataatGGAGGCAGTGTAATCCTTCTGTTACACTACATTCGCATAGATATCGGTAGTTCGGGACATGCCGTCGCAAATCGCCAAACGCCAAGGTCTAGAACAGCGTAAGAAAGTAGTATCGGCAATAGCCGTAATAAATAAAGCCAATTGCAGTGGTGCACTGGAATTCGCTTGCCTCATTAATTAAGGGCATATAATAGCATACAGAACATGCAGTTAAAAATTATATGATATCCAGCTCGACAACCTGAGATGCGTACCATCTGCTCAGAATGGTAGTCTCAGGTCTTTCTTCAATGAAACAACACTTGCTACCCACTGCAGATGCCAAGTGGTTCTTTCACCAGGTACGTAGATCTAACTCTGTCTCTAATAGCGAGGTACGTTTGGTTCTACATCGGGTCATGCCGCTCAGGCGCAGGGCCTGGGGAGGCTGAGTTGAAGCTAAGTATTGACTCAGGATACGAATTACTGATTCAACGGCTTATACCATTGCGAAAATGGAGGTGGCCTTATTGATCTTTAGACTTGGCAGGAACTTTCCGGCTTTTAAGTTCTGTAACTATTCGGATAAGCACTAGATTTATTAACTTGCGCTACTAACCTTCGCTACAGATTTTAGTTAATATGTCTTTTCACAACAGGCTCGGGTAATTCCTAAGTATCAataatttaacttattaagtCTGTACAGGCTACAGGTTTAAAAAGGACAAGAATTCCCTATATGACATCTCATTTTTCATCTCTAGAATCACAACATCTCAAGCCTACAATACATCTAAAGCACGCATTATCTTCAAGCCCGCAACAATGGCCAAGTTCAACAGCCCCATTCATTCACTCGTCCAGGCCCTTGCAGCCTTaccaatcttctcaaccacGGCAGCCGCAACTGCACCTCTCAGCAACACGCAGCTGATCCctgccaacaccatcactgCCTGCTACGACAGTGACGCCAACTCCTTGCTTCTCTATGCCTCCGGTACACATGTCGACATCACCAAAGACATTGCCTTTGTCCAAAAGCCCCTCGATGGCGGCCTTCTCTTTGACCTCCAAGGTCAAGTTGGTCCCGTCACTAATGGACAGTCCTACTACGAAATCACGGACAATTTTGACATTGAGCTCCCCAACATGGTCTATCCATCTGACACTGTGGTTGTCAACACTGAGAACCATAAACAATGGGTGGTTGATATTCTGTACAGCGACGACGGTTGCGCCAGTATGGGCTCTAGTCTTGGCAGCCACCAGCGAAAGGCTAGACGTCACTCAAACTAGCGACGGGGGGATGAAAACtactttatagtttaaggtatttttatattattagttttACATATAGGGTCATCAAGCAAGGCAATCAATTTCTATCTTAGTGTCTCATAATATAAGTACAGTAATACCAGTTGAGATTAATTGTGTGCATCAAAAACAGGCAGTAAATCCGATGGCCAACCGAAAGAGCCCGGACGAGCTGAGCGACTTCTCCCAAGAGGCTATCTAACGGCAGGTAGCCAATCGTCCTCGTATAAATCAGCCAATCACTCTCGTATAAACCCACAATCGCTTCCGTATTCAAGGATTCGATAACGCTTGTCTAGATCGGGTCATGAGTCCTTAGCTATGTAAGGTGGACACCAGCCAATGGAATATAATAAACAATTCCATATTCACCCTTGATTATTGCCTTCACCAGTTGTAGATAGAGAATTGCTTATTTCAGATACTCATTCACGCTTTTAATCAATTCAACTTAGTTATGTATTCATGGTGTATAATACTTAGATGGCTATCTAGTTGAGGGTAACCAGCTCCTCTGCACTTGTTGGATGAATCGCAACGCAACTATCAAAATCCTTCTTCGTAGCCCCCATCTTAATCGCTACCCCAAACCCTTGCAATATCTCCCCACTCCCCAAGCCTAAGATATGCAATCCCACGACCCTCTCGTCCTTCCCTTGGCAAATAAGCTTGTATCTGGAGGGCCCTCTATCTTCCATTATGGTATAATAGGTCGCCGTGAAGGAGGTCTTATAGATTTTGATGTTATCCCTCCCGTatttcttctcagccttttcTTGCGTGAGGCCAATAGTGCCGACTTCAGGATGAGCAAAGACCACGGAGGGAATGAGGTTGTAGTCTAGCTTGCTGTTGTGGAATCGTTCACCGCCGAAGAGGCGATCGCCAAGCTTGCGGCCCGCAGCGATTGCGACTGGAGTAAGCTCGATTTTGCCGACTACATCGCCGAGGGAATAGATGTTCTCCACGTTAGTGTTCTGATACTCGTCTGTGATGATCTGACCCCTCTCATTCTGCTTGATACCCACGATATCCAGACCGAGACCCTCCACTTCTGGTGTTCGGCCGATGGCCTAAATTAGAGTATCCATGTCCTCGAGCTTGCCCTGACCAGTTGAGTCAGAATAGTGTAGAGAAAGCTTCCCTGTCTTTGTAATCCTCTCGACCTTGCTGTTTTTATGAATGTGTATGCCAACACGCTCGTACTCTGAAAGAATTTCGTCCTGAATCATCTCATCAAAGGTTCGCAGAAACTTATCATGCCTAATGAAAAGATACGTCTCTGTGCCTAAAGCATTAAGCATTCCTGCAAACTCCACAGCAATATAACCAGCTCCTATCAGTGCTACCTTTTTAGGTTGATGATCCAGCTCAAAGAATCCATCGCTATTAATACCATATTCGGCTCCGGGAATGCCTCGGGGTACTGTAGGGTGTCCACCAGTCGcgatcaagatcttctttgCGTTGACCTTTATCTCGGTGCCATCATGAAGCTTTATCATGGACTCGTTCTTGCCTACAAGGCGTGCTCGGCCATGCATATATTCGACGCTGTCCTTCTCGAGGTTGCGCTTATGTATATTGTTCAGGTTCTTGATAATTGCATCTCGTTTGTTTTTGAAGCTCGCCCAATCGAAAGGCGCCCTCTGTTCGACAGAGAAGCCATAGGATTTGGCGTCGCGTAAACCTTGTGCCAGGTTGGCCGCGTTCCAGGTGATCTTCTTCGGTATACATCTGCAACGGTCAGCAATTGGGCAGACT
This DNA window, taken from Fusarium fujikuroi IMI 58289 draft genome, chromosome FFUJ_chr11, encodes the following:
- a CDS encoding probable glutathione reductase (NADPH) gives rise to the protein MATATRHCDFLVIGGGSGGLASARRASGRYGAKVIVVEAKRLGGTCVNVGCIPKKITWNAANLAQGLRDAKSYGFSVEQRAPFDWASFKNKRDAIIKNLNNIHKRNLEKDSVEYMHGRARLVGKNESMIKLHDGTEIKVNAKKILIATGGHPTVPRGIPGAEYGINSDGFFELDHQPKKVALIGAGYIAVEFAGMLNALGTETYLFIRHDKFLRTFDEMIQDEILSEYERVGIHIHKNSKAIGRTPEVEGLGLDIVGIKQNERGQIITDEYQNTNVENIYSLGDVVGKIELTPVAIAAGRKLGDRLFGGERFHNSKLDYNLIPSVVFAHPEVGTIGLTQEKAEKKYGRDNIKIYKTSFTATYYTIMEDRGPSRYKLICQGKDERVVGLHILGLGSGEILQGFGVAIKMGATKKDFDSCVAIHPTSAEELVTLN